The following proteins are encoded in a genomic region of Magnolia sinica isolate HGM2019 chromosome 1, MsV1, whole genome shotgun sequence:
- the LOC131253644 gene encoding SNF1-related protein kinase regulatory subunit gamma-1-like: MAKEAQQISRIPSYDAYFEAVQSQKKLPYDLQESLTDAFAKIPVSSFPEIPGGKVIEISADTTIVNAVKILSENNIMSAPVRNPDSGDSLDWRDRYLGIIDYSAIILWVLENAELAAAALSAGTATAAGVGAGAIGALGALAMGATGPVAIAGLTVAAVGAAVAGGLAAEQVMVKDAPTAADRLGEDFYNVLVQEEPFKTTTVRSIVKSFRWAPFLPLALDSSMLSVLLLLSKYRMRNVPVIEVGKPFIKNFITQSAVVQGLDMCRGRDWFNYIAACPISDLGLPFMSQNEVICVNHDTLILEAFKLMKDNQIGGLPVVEGPERKILGNISIRDIRYLLLKPDLFSTFRQLTVTDFMRTIASRNQESGMTRMMPPITCTLDTHLGNVIENLAFRKVHRIYVVDGEGHVIGVVTLRDVISCFIFEPPNHFDNYFGFCLMEMLSQ, from the exons CAAGCTATGATGCGTATTTCGAGGCGGTTCAATCTCAAAAGAAGTTACCATATGACTTGCAGGAATCTTTAACAGATGCATTTGCAAAGATTCCAGTGTCATCCTTTCCAGAAATTCCAGGCGGCAAAG TGATTGAAATTTCAGCGGACACAACTATTGTCAATGCAGTTAAAATTCTATCCGAAAACAACATCATGTCTGCTCCTGTGAGAAATCCAGACTCAGGAGATAGTCTAGATTGGAGGGACAGGTATCTAGGAATCATAGATTATTCTGCAATTATACTGTGGGTGTTGGAGAATGCAGAGCTTGCTGCTGCTGCTTTGTCCGCAGGAACTGCAACAGCTGCTGGAGTGGGAGCGGGTGCCATTGGTGCTCTTGGAGCACTGGCCATGGGTGCAACTGGCCCAGTTGCAATTGCTGGGCTGACTGTTGCAGCTGTTGGTGCAGCGGTTGCCGGGGGACTGGCGGCAGAACAAGTGATGGTAAAAGATGCTCCTACAGCTGCTGATCGTTTGGGAGAGGACTTCTACAATGTCCTCGTTCAGGAAGAACCCTTCAAAACAACCACA GTACGGTCGATTGTAAAATCCTTCCGTTGGGCTCCTTTCCTTCCTCTTGCATTGGATAGTTCCATGTTGAGCGTGTTGCTGCTTCTGTCGAAGTATAGAATGAGGAATGTCCCAGTAATTGAAGTAGGCAAGCCCTTCATTAAGAATTTCATTACTCAATCAGCGGTAGTACAAGGTCTTGATATGTGCAGGGGGAGAGATTGGTTCAATTACATTGCCGCATGTCCTATTTCTGATCTTGGACTTCCTTTCATGTCTCAAAATGAG GTTATCTGTGTCAATCATGATACACTGATTCTGGAAGCTTTCAAGCTTATGAAGGACAACCAAATAGGTGGCCTTCCAGTAGTAGAAGGTCCCGAGAGGAAGATCCTTGGCAACATAAGCATCAGAGACATCAGATACTTGTTGCTCAAACCTGATCTTTTTTCCACTTTCAG GCAGCTGACAGTAACGGATTTCATGAGAACCATTGCTTCAAGAAATCAAGAATCTGGGATGACACGGATGATGCCACCAATAACATGCACACTGGACACACACCTTGGGAATGTCATAGAAAACCTGGCCTTCAGAAAAGTTCACAGGATTTACGTGGTAGACGGGGAGGGTCATGTCATTGGAGTTGTGACACTCAGAGACGTgatttcctgctttatttttgagcCTCCTAACCACTTTGATAATTACTTTGGGTTTTGCCTGATGGAAATGTTAAGCCAGTGA
- the LOC131253655 gene encoding pentatricopeptide repeat-containing protein At2g02750 codes for MNNTNSKIRKLVLDGLYNQSLYLYRTLLASGFHPNSFTFPSLLKASAKLQSPPQAHATHAHLLKTGFHADIYAATALIDTYMKLRLLDDALKVFDKTPNRNLASFNAVISGFSQNGCFREAMEVFKRVERGGFCPNSVTLASVLPSCEIAKQGAELHGFAVKLGHEMDVYVATALLTMYSNCKELDTALRAFGMIQEKKAVSYNAMISGLLTNGYSDMALNIFKEMIVSCGEKPNSVTWASLLSACSDLSALRLGMQIHNFVLKNEVGFDVLIGTALVDMYSKCGCLKWASQIFLGLNERDLITWNSMISGMLLHGHFETAFELFHQLESEGLEPDMATWNLMISGFSQRGNGVDAFRLFDKMRSAGVANPNLKTITSLLTACSTLSDLHHGREIHGHLVRTGADNDEFVSTALIDMYMKCGYSCQARWIFDRAVRRSDDLALWNAMISGYGRNGENESALEIFNQMQDERIQPNSATFISVLSVCGHTGQTEKGQELFKMMRREYGVHPTAKHFACMVDLLGRAGKLKEARVLIEEIPKPTASVFASLLGACKCHSDAELGEEMAERLWELDPGNPTPFVILSNIYAEQQRWVDVERVREMMKDRGLQKVPGYSWIGVRQESLHQHTQGF; via the coding sequence ATGAACAACACCAATagcaaaataagaaaactagtcctagatggactctacAACCAATCTCTCTACCTGTATAGAACTCTCCTTGCTTCTGGTTTCCACCCAAACAGCTTCACCTTCCCATCTCTACTCAAAGCATCTGCAAAGCTCCAATCCCCTCCACAAGCACACGCCACCCATGCCCATCTCCTCAAAACAGGTTTTCACGCTGACATATATGCCGCCACAGCTCTTATAGACACGTACATGAAACTCCGCCTATTAGATGATGCACTCAAGGTGTTCGATAAAACTCCCAACAGAAATTTGGCTTCTTTCAACGCCGTGATTTCCGGATTCTCGCAAAATGGGTGTTTTAGAGAAGCTATGGAGGTTTTCAAACGGGTGGAAAGGGGAGGGTTCTGCCCCAATTCAGTCACTCTTGCCAGTGTTTTGCCTTCCTGCGAAATAGCCAAACAGGGCGCGGAGTTGCATGGTTTTGCAGTGAAGTTGGGGCATGAGATGGATGTTTATGTGGCCACTGCATTGCTGACGATGTACTCAAATTGCAAGGAATTGGATACTGCTTTGAGAGCATTTGGAATGATTCAAGAAAAGAAGGCGGTGAGCTACAATGCCATGATTTCGGGGCTTCTGACAAATGGTTATTCTGATATGGCCTTGAATATATTCAAGGAGATGATTGTATCTTGTGGTGAAAAACCCAATTCAGTGACTTGGGCATCTCTCCTTTCCGCATGTTCAGACCTTTCAGCCCTGCGGCTTGGCATGCAGATTCACAATTTTGTATTGAAAAATGAGGTGGGTTTTGATGTTCTGATAGGAACAGCACTTGTAGATATGTATTCTAAATGTGGGTGTTTGAAATGGGCTTCTCAGATTTTCTTGGGATTGAATGAGAGGGATTTGATAACATGGAACTCCATGATCTCAGGAATGCTGTTACATGGTCATTTTGAGACTGCTTTTGAGCTTTTCCATCAGTTAGAATCAGAAGGATTGGAGCCTGATATGGCCACATGGAATCTTATGATCAGTGGGTTTTCACAGCGAGGGAACGGGGTTGATGCTTTTagactgtttgataaaatgcggTCTGCTGGTGTGGCAAATCCAAACCTGAAAACAATCACAAGCCTCCTAACAGCTTGCTCGACCCTCTCAGATCTCCATCATGGGAGGGAGATTCATGGTCACTTGGTTAGGACAGGTGCTGATAATGATGAATTTGTCTCGACTGCACTGATCGATATGTACATGAAATGTGGGTATTCTTGTCAGGCTAGATGGATCTTTGATCGGGCCGTGAGAAGATCCGATGATCTTGCACTGTGGAATGCAATGATTTCTGGGTATGGACGGAACGGGGAGAATGAATCAGCACTTGAAATTTTCAACCAGATGCAAGATGAAAGAATACAGCCCAATTCAGCTACTTTCATCAGTGTTTTGTCAGTGTGTGGTCACACTGGACAGACCGAGAAGGGGCAGGAACTTTTTAAGATGATGAGGAGAGAATATGGAGTGCATCCGACTGCGAAGCATTTCGCTTGCATGGTTGATCTTTTAGGTCGAGCCGGGAAGCTCAAGGAAGCTAGGGTACTGATAGAAGAAATTCCAAAGCCAACAGCTTCTGTCTTTGCTTCTTTGCTTGGTGCTTGTAAATGTCATTCGGATGCCGAACTGGGAGAAGAGATGGCTGAAAGGCTTTGGGAACTAGACCCAGGGAACCCAACTCCATTTGTGATTCTGTCTAATATATATGCTGAGCAACAAAGGTGGGTTGATGTTGAAAGGGTGAGGGAGATGATGAAGGATAGAGGACTGCAGAAGGTTCCTGGTTATAGCTGGATAGGAGTGAGACAAGAAAGCTTACATCAGCATACTCAAGGATTTTAG